From Anopheles funestus chromosome 3RL, idAnoFuneDA-416_04, whole genome shotgun sequence, a single genomic window includes:
- the LOC125772196 gene encoding uncharacterized protein LOC125772196: MNPIFFYGYTVAGIGFVVSVFYLGLFNICQQRNLRLVLENATFRQLYEGRRHRTAAQKYTNRHRTKLITRRMLHKINQLSPRVHLHCDGPRWKLIYMPGGDIRAIPLPP, encoded by the exons ATGAATCCGATCTTTTTCTATGGCTACACCGTAGCCGGTATTGGATTTGTCGTTTCGGTGTTTTATTTGGGACTGTTTAACATCTGCCAGCAACGAAACTTACGCCTGGTTTTGGAGAATGCGACCTTTCGACAGTTGTACGAAGG CCGAAGACATCGGACAGCAGCGCAAAAGTACACCAATCGCCATCGTACGAAACTGATCACACGGCGCATGCTgcacaaaatcaatcaactcTCACCGCGTGTTCATCTGCACTGTGATGGGCCCCGCTGGAAGCTGATCTACATGCCGGGTGGAGATATAAGGGCGATACCCTTACCACCCTAG